From one Xiphophorus hellerii strain 12219 chromosome 18, Xiphophorus_hellerii-4.1, whole genome shotgun sequence genomic stretch:
- the LOC116708180 gene encoding extracellular calcium-sensing receptor-like, protein MENSSLLIGLRLAHIWLIFVAFGVPDRGKNGALAINCTLQGTARIPAFSMDGEFIIGGVFAIHYKELTKIHSYTTAPEPPTCTGSINSRELRFGRAMIFAIEEINNSTELLPGIKLGYKIYDSCASVTVATHVAFQLSNGEDPVIQTGHNCSNVGMVTGVIGDSGSTQSISISRIFGPFNIPLVSHFATCACLSDKKQFPTFFRTIPSDHYQADALAKLVKHFGWTWIGTIHSDSDYGRNGMASFLEAAHREGICVEYTEAFHRTDPKSKIQTVADVIRRSTAVTIVAFIADGDIKLLFEELNQQPSSPRQWIGSEGWITDLQLMRFSFCAGAIGVAIQQSVIPGLGDFLLGLSPSQVAASSVLTDFWEEAFNCSLTKNTIAKEMLCDGTKDLMTLKIPYTETSKFRITNMVYKAVYAIAHAIHNAVCQETNFTNTCKKQKGLDLNQVHTELKRVNFTQNGYHVSFDANGDPVASYDVVNWQKSESGDIELVTVGYYDASLPKGQEFRINRNLTWLDGDTEVPVSVCSESCPPGTHKVLQKGKPICCYDCIPCPEGEISNMTDSPDCIPCPGEFWPNARRDGCFPKPVEFLSFDEVLSIILAAFSISGAFLAIITAVIFFHHRTTPIVRANNSELSFLLLFSLTLCFLCSLTFIGAPSEWSCMLRHTAFGITFVLCISCVLGKTIVVLMAFKATLPGNNVMKWFGPLQQRMTVVSVTLIQVIICIVWLVVSPPFPVKNLTTYKEKIILECALGSAVGFWAVLGYIGLLAVFCFVLAVLARKLPDNFNEAKMITFSMLIFCAVWITFIPAYVSSPGKLTVAVEIFAILASSFGLILCIFAPKCFIILFQPEKNTKKHLMNKSPM, encoded by the exons ATGGAGAACTCATCTCTCCTTATTGGCTTAAGACTGGCTCATATTTGGCTcatatttgttgcttttggtGTACCAGACAGAGGCAAAAATGGGGCTTTAGCTATCAACTGTACTCTGCAGGGTACAGCTCGTATACCTGCATTCTCAATGGATGGGGAGTTCATTATCGGCGGGGTTTTTGCAATCCACTACAAGGAGCTCACAAAGATTCACAGCTACACCACTGCGCCTGAGCCGCCCACCTGCACAGGGAG TATCAACAGTCGTGAACTGCGCTTCGGTCGTGCAATGATCTTTGCAATTGAGGAGATAAACAACAGCACAGAGCTGCTGCCTGGGATTAAACTCGGGTATAAGATCTACGATTCATGCGCCTCTGTGACTGTGGCCACTCATGTGGCATTTCAGCTGTCAAACGGGGAGGACCCCGTGATCCAGACAGGACATAATTGTTCTAATGTAGGCATGGTAACGGGTGTTATTGGTGACTCTGGATCCACACAATCCATCAGCATTTCACGCATCTTTGGTCCCTTCAATATTCCTCTG gtGAGCCACTTTGCTACCTGTGCCTGCCTGTCAGATAAGAAGCAGTTTCCGACTTTCTTCAGAACGATTCCCAGTGACCATTACCAAGCTGATGCGTTGGCCAAACTGGTGAAACACTTTGGCTGGACTTGGATCGGAACAATCCATTCTGACTCAGATTATGGCAGGAATGGCATGGCCTCTTTTCTTGAAGCAGCACACAGAGAAGGGATCTGTGTGGAGTACACTGAAGCTTTCCATCGAACTGACCCAAAGAGCAAGATCCAAACAGTCGCTGATGTTATCCGCAG GTCGACAGCAGTCACAATAGTGGCATTTATTGCTGATGGTGATATAAAACTCCTGTTCGAAGAGCTAAACCAACAACCTTCTTCGCCTCGTCAGTGGATTGGAAGTGAGGGCTGGATAACAGACCTTCAGCTGATGAGATTCAGTTTCTGTGCAGGAGCCATTGGAGTTGCTATTCAGCAATCTGTCATCCCAGGACTTGGAGACTTCCTGCTGGGTCTCTCTCCCTCTCAAGTAGCCGCCTCCTCCGTCCTCACAGACTTCTGGGAGGAAGCATTCAACTGCAGCTTGACGAAAA ATACCATTGCGAAAGAGATGCTTTGTGATGGAACTAAAGACTTAATGACACTCAAGATCCCGTATACTGAAACGTCTAAATTCAGAATTACCAACATGGTGTACAAGGCTGTTTATGCCATAGCACACGCTATTCACAATGCAGTGTGTCAGGAAACTAATTTCACTAATACCTGTAAGAAACAAAAAGGGTTGGACTTAAATCAG GTTCATACTGAGCTAAAGAGAGTGAATTTTACCCAGAATGGTTACCATGTGTCTTTTGATGCTAATGGAGACCCGGTGGCTTCATATGATGTTGTTAACTGGCAGAAAAGTGAGAGTGGAGATATTGAACTGGTAACAGTGGGATACTATGATGCTTCGCTGCCAAAAGGCCAGGAGTTTCGTATTAACAGGAACTTAACATGGTTGGATGGAGACACGGAA gttCCAGTGTCAGTTTGCTCAGAGAGTTGTCCTCCAGGAACTCATAAAGTGTTGCAGAAAGGAAAACCAATCTGCTGCTATGACTGTATACCATGTCCTGAAGGAGAGATCAGTAATATGACAG attcTCCTGATTGCATTCCGTGTCCAGGAGAGTTTTGGCCAAATGCAAGGAGAGATGGTTGTTTCCCGAAACCTGTGGAGTTTCTTTCCTTCGATGAAGTCCTGTCAATCATCCTGGCTGCATTCTCCATCAGTGGAGCCTTTCTGGCCATCATTACAGCAGTGATTTTCTTCCATCACAGAACAACTCCGATTGTCAGAGCCAACAACTCTGAGctgagcttcctgctgctcttctctCTGACTCTGTGTTTCTTATGTTCACTAACTTTCATTGGAGCCCCCTCTGAGTGGTCCTGCATGCTGCGGCACACAGCGTTTGGCATCACATTTGTTCTCTGTATCTCCTGTGTTCTTGGGAAAACTATAGTGGTTCTAATGGCCTTTAAAGCTACACTTCCTGGTAACAATGTCATGAAATGGTTTGGACCTTTACAACAAAGAATGACTGTAGTGTCTGTAACTTTAATTCAAGTTATAATATGTATCGTTTGGTTGGTTGTGAGTCCTCCCTTCCCAGTGAAAAATCTGACCACCTACAAGGAGAAGATCATCCTGGAATGTGCGTTAGGCTCTGCTGTTGGTTTCTGGGCTGTGCTCGGCTACATCGGCCTGCTGgctgtgttttgctttgtgttagcTGTTCTAGCTCGGAAACTACCTGATAATTTTAATGAAGCCAAGATGATAACCTTCAGCATGTTGATATTCTGTGCAGTCTGGATCACCTTCATCCCAGCTTATGTCAGCTCTCCTGGAAAATTAACTGTGGCTGTGGAGATATTTGCTATTCTGGCCTCCAGTTTTGGACTGATACTGTGTATATTTGCTCCAAagtgtttcattattttgtttcagcccgaaaaaaacaccaaaaaacatttaatgaacaaAAGCCCAATGTAA